From a single Gadus morhua chromosome 3, gadMor3.0, whole genome shotgun sequence genomic region:
- the lcorl gene encoding uncharacterized protein lcorl isoform X2, with protein MAAAQCRSSKCTAERKGFRRELDSWRHKLIHCVGVESILEGIYGPMLLRDLNIFDDCEPKESDDWSVEASCSHCSFCTLPLDQLSDLPPAAASPLHSPSDYSPCQAPTLSESSQSAQQFLQAVFHKKDVPHGYDSNVPLAAQELMKKMIHKFAIEYASKSHVHMTMNGLTTDNLSPQPTPCDLDAPLDLTVPREKEEDGEPGPDAVLDLSKRTSVCSAAPVTADNKSSGLPLKEELGGPEKLMTEGGQINENSALEKVLNSLCPAHRSLISQILMLARQEQLLSLPNPRLAGQDASKCCHHSLTSQNNLPPCCFPLSNSKSLSGAPHYPLVDCAHQGCSKTLCSPAESKFSCTLRCCPLSESKASQGPCCCIESSYPVSCHENLLCTSCQHLTGHQTKNHCSSSSSPSLYPSSQVCPASSICCNSHCPVSCLCHSSHTCLAQTRQTMEKEGEDVDPPCPVLKREHSPSPPPLSPIPPDITSIAEEKPPLLPLYSHDEHLPLVDNQHLDARLQEAPSDIEDAAELYGGQTQKNSNRSLLRDVVDRFTEKLETIRPQDKDPPQLSSSTEHGIEKEGAPSSPSPQSIPFHADAHLSEIITTVLHTGSDSDYNLSELFHQHDNKEAKSPNTRARRRQEVLASLTLPANLASSRRHSLKIKRELAMLDPSYCRRKVPQAKRKLKDGSNSSSPVSSSSDTAPVKEATRESGIQENEMVQISGKLSVESGNFGDSSKEIGRMTGKTKDKVTDYTRNDGLESPVFEQRRVEVNTIKAEEDGFEVKEDIQTIIVKEEIETIEVGQNVPAIEEKASFQQTLKPPCKLQTKPCRVVSEGNYQSCAERHTIVGNHLENEENIEESDKRLTRSRGLGGRRKTIAPYPSSKSRDATRSKRNIVPPQRFSSYVTEPRKMYFVACFSENIFNPRTLVDSVGQSTTSIDSQNLDLMDPLLDSGKTPSQAAHLTKPTGAEDDLTPKVLTGSSNADQSQGFSVSSRSTRLSPSKYSSKNKTDVRDSAARPYGRLRSSSTKPHALESVTVCRTPTPKSSPSFSDVDIPPNPSELPFEFSSPIKIMYVSPVINEEGVKYCLKSAASSSGGQVVHNFDPCEQSSWAGTPETSNGTERAIFQIGSNSAPLKNATSSPKSASPSPKKVSTPLKSPSTPPLSGSPTLRSASSPTKVVSVSPKGSRRSGELTPLKRVARTENQRSPADLGSSHEITPTPKRRPGRPKKLGPRLEQKAKRPIGRPRKQTTTGPIQEGNADVVKAIEGANMEKENKNLKITVVYGRSRRNKRLVSEGQGQQELCETAQSVERNIDFRNLLHGTQEHSDVVKVASPECLKELNLVRPVNDESAPPASSNIKCQKLQGAISIRKPGRPAKVKISGISVTVTTVSPRQRKIQMDKDVKRSQETLQRRKTLLPEFNYIKETWNSDFPSRNECRHKEGKGVTKDEGKAKRLDRPVAVRHSVRVRKPSIYLLHSVATSSSRSYSHSTALIRSSRKLLLNKAINQRKLEKAQDCLENLKDNRQSLGREKNPIRQDLSQVAAVSVDSIFPPQETMKWWAASAEKKDLNQEFARRIQLVSDTWVSDIENQQKCSLKPRSGPPSKRSRCSSVVRALFDCPPNKPSSCSMQQLGSWFMQTTETKPLAIVKKASSRNPYEFMHYPRSTNNNEGVCPSPQAERLRKHIKKFAKTVPKSPLAHRLALERLRNGNKTLSAGNIKRQLFTSRFAPGRLSRTVSKYATTLSRAKARFLTCLQRNGLPKRQGKDWWPSVTAQKKRDKALSRLSPAHQALDGSEKGSADPLPKVDSLSSKAWSPEKLKECRVFLKKINSPVSESTAEEELDSCKVTLDDWSPSAYRFAGSEGGLARENEAVKTDRKAKLKAGSNSDESSSSVSKSPQEQAEVQIGQKEEQNAPVIVSTGAPQPPSVKMLRQSRKIN; from the exons ATGGCGGCTGCACAGTGCCGTAGCTCAAAATGCACGGCAGAAAGGAAAGGGTTCAGGCGGGAACTTGATTCTTGGCGGCATAAACTGATCCACTGCGTTG GGGTTGAAAGCATCCTGGAGGGAATCTATGGCCCCATGCTGCTTAGAGACCTCAACATATTTGATG ACTGTGAACCCAAAGAGTCGGATGACTGGTCAGTGGAAGCCAGCTGCTCTCACTGTTCGTTCTGCACCCTCCCCCTGGATCAGCTCAGT GACCTTCCCCCCGCAgccgcctcccccctccacagCCCGTCGGATTACTCTCCCTGtcaggcccccaccctctcaGAGAGCAGCCAATCAGCTCAGCAGTTCCTCCAAGCTGTGTTCCACAAGAAAG ATGTGCCCCATGGCTATGATTCCAACGTCCCATTGGCGGCCCAGGAACTGATGAAGAAGATGATCCACAAGTTTGCCATTGAATATGCCTCCAAGAGCCACGTCCACATGACGATGAATGGCCTCACCACTGACAACCTGTCACCTCAGCCCACACCCTGCGATCTGGATGCCCCCCTGGATCTCACCGTCCCccgggagaaagaggaggacgGGGAACCTGGGCCAG ATGCGGTGCTGGACCTGTCTAAAAGAACCTCTGTCTGCTCAGCAGCGCCGGTCACAGCGGATAACAAATCCTCAGG CTTGCCGTTAAAAGAAGAACTGGGTGGTCCAGAGAAGCTGATGACTGAAGGCGGCCAGATCAATGAGAACTCGGCATTGGAGAAGGTTCTCAACTCACTCTGCCCGGCTCACCGTTCTTTGATCAGCCAAATCTTGATGCTGGCACGCCAGGAACAACTGCTGTCCCTACCAAATCCCAGGCTGGCCGGTCAGGATGCATCTAAATGCTGCCACCACTCGTTGACCTCACAGAATAATCTGCCTCCGTGTTGCTTTCCATTAAGTAACTCTAAAAGTCTCAGTGGCGCCCCACACTACCCTCTTGTTGACTGTGCTCATCAAGGTTGCAGTAAGACCTTGTGCAGTCCAGCTGAATCTAAGTTTAGTTGTACCCTCCGTTGCTGTCCGCTAAGTGAAAGTAAGGCTTCTCAGGGCCCGTGTTGTTGTATAGAGAGCTCCTACCCTGTTTCCTGCCATGAGAATCTCCTCTGCACCTCCTGCCAGCACCTCACCGGACACCAGACAAAGAATCATTGTTCCTCCTCATCGTCCCCCAGTCTATATCCCTCCTCTCAGGTATGCCCTGCCTCTTCCATTTGCTGTAACAGTCACTGCCCCGTCTCATGTCTCTGCCATTCAAGCCACACCTGCTTAGCTCAAACTAGGCAGACTATGGAAAAAGAGGGTGAAGACGTGGATCCCCCTTGTCCTGTGCTGAAGAGAGAAcacagcccctcccctcctccactttCTCCAATCCCACCAGACATCACCAGCATAGCAGAGGAAAAACCTCCCCTTCTGCCTCTTTACTCTCACGATGAGCACCTTCCACTCGTGGACAACCAACATTTAGATGCAAGGCTGCAGGAAGCACCTTCAGATATTGAAGATGCAGCCGAGTTGTATGGTGGTCAGACACAGAAGAAttcaaacaggagcttgcttcGGGACGTTGTTGATCGTTTCACAGAAAAACTGGAGACAATCAGACCTCAGGATAAAGACCCCCCACAGTTGAGTTCCTCTACGGAACACGGTATTGAGAAAGAAGGGGCTCCCAGTTCCCCATCCCCTCAGAGCATCCCGTTTCACGCTGATGCCCATCTTAGTGAAATAATCACCACGGTGCTCCACACCGGTAGCGACAGTGACTATAACCTGAGTGAGCTATTTCATCAGCATGATAACAAAGAGGCCAAGTCCCCAAATACCCGGGCCCGTCGAAGGCAGGAGGTCCTTGCGTCTCTGACATTGCCAGCCAACCTTGCGTCCAGCCGACGAcacagtttaaaaataaaacgggaGCTTGCCATGCTCGACCCATCCTATTGCAGGAGAAAAGTGCCACAAGCCAAAAGAAAATTAAAAGATGGCAGTAATTCTAGCTCCCCAGTATCTAGTTCATCCGACACCGCGCCTGTGAAGGAGGCTACAAGGGAATCTGGAATCCAGGAAAATGAAATGGTCCAGATCAGTGGCAAATTAAGTGTGGAGAGCGGGAATTTTGGAGACAGCAGTAAGGAAATAGGGAGAATGACAGGAAAGACCAAGGATAAAGTCACTGACTACACTAGGAATGATGGATTAGAGAGTCCAGTGTTTGAACAGAGAAGGGTGGAAGTGAACACAATCAAAGCTGAGGAAGACGGATTTGAGGTGAAAGAAGATATACAAACGATCATAGTCAAAGAGGAAATTGAGACCATTGAAGTGGGACAAAATGTGCCTGCCATCGAGGAGAAGGCAAGTTTCCAACAAACCCTGAAACCCCCCTGTAAACTGCAGACGAAGCCCTGCAGAGTGGTTTCCGAAGGAAATTACCAGAGCTGTGCCGAAAGGCATACCATAGTGGGCAACCATTTAGAAAATGAAGAAAACATAGAGGAATCGGATAAAAGGCTGACTCGCAGCAGAGGGCTTGGAGGTCGACGAAAGACGATTGCTCCTTATCCGTCAAGCAAATCCAGGGACGCTACAAGATCCAAGAGGAACATAGTACCTCCCCAGCGCTTCTCTTCCTATGTCACAGAGCCGAGGAAGATGTACTTTGTTGCTTGCTTCTCGGAGAACATCTTCAATCCAAGAACCTTAGTGGACAGTGTGGGGCAATCTACTACTAGCATCGACTCACAGAACCTAGATCTTATGGACCCCCTGCTTGACTCAGGAAAAACCCCAAGTCAAGCAGCACACTTGACTAAACCCACTGGAGCAGAGGACGACCTGACGCCCAAAGTACTAACGGGTTCCTCTAATGCAGATCAAAGTCAGGGATTTTCAGTTTCTTCGCGTTCCACAAGGCTGAGTCCTTCCAAGTACAGttcaaaaaataaaacggacGTGAGAGACAGTGCAGCCAGACCTTATGGTAGGTTACGTTCGTCTTCAACGAAACCACACGCTTTAGAGTCTGTAACTGTTTGTAGAACACCCACCCCCAAGTCCAGTCCAAGCTTTTCCGATGTTGACATTCCTCCTAATCCGTCTGAACTCCCCTTTGAGTTTAGTAGCCCAATTAAGATCATGTATGTTTCTCCGGTTATAAATGAGGAAGGGGTTAAATATTGCTTGAAGTCCGCAGCCTCAAGTTCCGGTGGACAAGTAGTGCACAACTTTGACCCCTGTGAGCAGTCGTCATGGGCAGGAACACCTGAAACGAGCAACGGTACAGAGCGTGCTATCTTCCAGATTGGTTCCAACTCCGCCCCTCTAAAGAATGCTACCTCCTCTCCAAAATCAGCCTCCCCATCTCCTAAAAAGGTCTCAACTCCCCTCAAATCTCCCTCAACCCCTCCATTATCAGGCTCCCCAACACTCAGATCTGCTTCTTCACCGACAAAGGTGGTGTCTGTATCCCCCAAAGGTTCCAGAAGATCGGGAGAACTCACTCCATTGAAGCGTGTAGCAAGAACAGAAAACCAGAGATCCCCAGCAGATCTGGGGAGTTCTCATGAAATAACCCCCACGCCAAAGAGGCGTCCTGGGCGACCAAAAAAGCTTGGTCCACGACTGGAACAAAAGGCCAAAAGGCCCATTGGTCGTCCGCGGAAACAGACCACTACGGGTCCTATACAGGAAGGAAATGCAGACGTTGTTAAAGCTATTGAAGGTGCCAACATggagaaagaaaacaagaaCCTGAAAATAACGGTAGTTTATGGGCGATCCAGAAGAAACAAAAGGTTGGTCTCTGAGGGCCAAGGACAACAAGAGCTCTGTGAGACCGCACAATCAGTGGAACGGAACATTGATTTTCGCAATTTACTGCATGGCACACAAGAACATTCTGATGTTGTCAAAGTAGCCTCCCCAGAATGTCTAAAAGAACTGAACTTGGTAAGACCTGTGAATGACGAGTCCGCCCCTCCTGCAAGTAGTAACATCAAATGTCAGAAGCTTCAAGGTGCCATCTCAATTAGAAAACCTGGAAGACCTGCAAAAGTTAAGATATCTGGGATCTCCGTTACGGTTACCACAGTATCCCCGAGGCAGCGCAAAATTCAAATGGACAAGGATGTTAAGCGGTCTCAAGAAACACTTCAAAGAAGAAAAACACTCTTACCAGAGTTCAATTATATCAAAGAGACGTGGAACAGTGACTTTCCTTCAAGGAATGAATGCAGGCACAAAGAGGGGAAGGGTGTGACAAAAGATGAAGGTAAAGCAAAGCGGCTAGACCGGCCTGTAGCCGTACGTCATTCAGTGAGGGTAAGGAAACCTTCAATCTACTTGCTGCACTCTGTGGCCACCTCATCCTCCAGGTCCTACAGCCATAGCACAGCTCTAATACGCAGTTCCAGAAAGCTTCTGTTGAACAAGGCCATCAACCAAAGGAAACTAGAAAAGGCTCAGGACTGTTTAGAAAACCTAAAAGATAACAGACAGTCGCTGGGACGGGAGAAAAATCCAATCCGTCAGGACTTGAGCCAGGTCGCAGCAGTATCGGTTGACTCAATTTTCCCTCCTCAAGAGACAATGAAGTGGTGGGCAGCATCAGCTGAGAAAAAGGATTTGAACCAGGAATTTGCCAGACGGATACAACTAGTCTCAGACACCTGGGTGTCGGATATTGAGAACCAGCAGAAATGTTCCTTAAAACCTAGATCAGGACCACCCAGCAAGAGGTCCCGATGTTCCTCTGTGGTGCGAGCGCTTTTTGACTGTCCTCCCAACAAACCAAGTTCATGTAGCATGCAGCAGCTCGGCTCCTGGTTCATGCAAACCACAGAGACCAAACCTCTGGCCATTGTCAAAAAGGCAAGTTCCCGAAATCCATatgaattcatgcattatcCCCGTTCTACTAACAACAATGAAGGTGTCTGCCCTAGTCCACAGGCAGAGCGACTTCGCAAACATATAAAAAAGTTTGCTAAAACTGTGCCAAAGAGTCCACTTGCGCACCGGCTGGCTCTGGAAAGGCTGAGGAATGGAAACAAAACTTTATCAGCAGGAAACATCAAACGTCAACTTTTCACTTCTAGGTTTGCGCCGGGGCGGCTGAGCAGAACCGTTAGCAAGTATGCAACCACTCTATCGAGGGCAAAGGCCAGGTTCCTAACATGCCTTCAAAGGAACGGGTTGCCCAAAAGGCAGGGAAAAGACTGGTGGCCATCAGTAACTGCACAGAAAAAAAGAGATAAAGCATTATCTAGATTGTCACCTGCTCACCAGGCTTTGGACGGCTCGGAGAAAGGGTCAGCCGACCCTTTACCAAAAGTGGATAGTCTCAGCTCGAAAGCCTGGAGCCCTGAGAAACTAAAGGAATGCCGGGTTTTTCTGAAGAAGATCAACTCGCCAGTCAGCGAGTCCACTGCAGAGGAAGAATTGGACTCCTGCAAAGTGACACTGGATGATTGGTCCCCTTCTGCCTATCGCTTTGCAGGCAGCGAGGGTGGTCTGGCAAGAGAGAATGAAGCTGTGAAAACTGATAGGAAGGCAAAATTGAAAGCCGGGAGCAACTCTGACGAGTCTTCTAGTTCTGTATCAAAGTCTCCACAGGAACAAGCCGAAGTGCAAATTGGCCAGAAAGAGGAACAGAACGCTCCTGTGATTGTATCCACTGGAGCACCACAGCCGCCATCTGTGAAGATGTTAAGACAATCACGG AAAATTAACTGA